The region TCCCCCCCAACCCCAACCAATCACCATATCTTTAGACATAAACTTTCATTTGTCCTCTGTCTTGTGAAAACCTACTTCTAAGAAACTCTCTGATCTCCAACTTACCGTGAATTTAAGACAAAAGTACTATTTACCTCAGAGAGACAACTTTTCAAGagtggttttgtttggtttggtttttctgtctcttccagcCCCTCAGCCTTGGACAAATCCAGGAGATGCGTATTACAGCTCTAACACTTAGCACCCGTGGGAttttctgagcctcggttttcctACCTGGGAGGGGCATCTGAAAACCATCTGGATTTCAACCAGTACTCCAGGTAATTCTGAGGCAGGTAGTCCTTATTCCATATTGAGCCAAATACTGGTCTAGGCCATCAGAGAGATCTCACCAAGGGCCTCATGTATcttgtaagattaaaaattttgTATGGCACTACTCCAGGCTAAAACTCTGGTTAGTAATAAGCAGGGTATTTTCCCTGCATGTGTGTCTCAATAATTAGAGAAAGTTCCTTTCCTGGGACTGCTGAGAGGACCACGCCCAGGTCTGTCTCAGGTAAAGTATGAACTGCTGGTCAGGCAGCCTCACTACATCACATCAACCTGGATTCATGGCAGTGACTGGCTCAGGGAGGGCCTGGGCAGTCTCATAACAGTCAAGGGCTGATTCTAGatctctaaaaagaaaatatttaggacAAGAAAGACATGCATCCGTGAGTCTGAAATTCTCAAATCTTCCCCAAGCCACCTTCTAATTCTTGAGAGACATATGCAGGGAAAATACCCTGCTTATTACTAATCAGAGTTTTCTCCTGAAGTGCCTTaccacatttttaatcttacaagaTACATGAGGTCCCCCTTGGTGAGATCTCACTGATGGCCTAGACCAGTATTTGGCTCATTATGGAATAAGGACTACCTGCCTCATAATAACCTGGAGTGCCGGGTGAAATCCAGATGGTTAGCTCTCCCACAAAGCAGGGAAATTAGGATGATGGGGCCAGAATTATGCATTTACCATAATTAGTAATTAGTCATTATTTCTGGCCTAGCCTGAAAGGAAGTTGGTCCCCTTTCTTTTAAGATCTTATCCTTACTTTGGTCTTAGAGCTTCCAAACTGAGTAGGGGAGGGACAAGCATTATGGCAAAGGATGGGACCCAGTCAAGGAAACAATattgaatttgaaaaatttaaaaataatttattatgggCAAATAgtgcagggagaaaaaaagaagaaggtggGTCAAATTTTAGGAAAAGTAATGAAATCTTGTGAAAAGATAATAGTTGAAGTAAAAAGCAAACTAAAATATAGCATGAGTTTAAATAATTGATAGTAAAGACAGAAGTAGGGGCGTCATACctagagagaagaaaatacagtCCTACCATACTCTTGTCCCCAGGACTGAGAGAAActtaaataattaatataatttcttGGTTTTCAACCCTTAGTGTCAACCTGTAGATAAAACACAGGACCCTTTGCTGTGATTGcataagaaaatgtaaatgtgaTCAGCACAGACAAACGAAACAAACATGGTATTGACAGAAGGTGAGCTGttcaaggggagaggaaagaCAGAGAGCTGTGGGGACACAAATAGCCTCAGGCAGAAAGAAGATGATGAGATTGGGGGAAAGTTGATGCCATAAGAAAGTTGATAGTATAGCTATATAttagagctaatatttattgagagcttctGTGTGTTGGATACTAAAGCCTGCAAATGCCCTATTATTATTTGCATCATCATGAGCAACTCCGTGCAATGGGTATCATCCATTTCCTTggtttacaagtgaggaaacagaagcccaggaaggtTATATAAATTACTCAGGATTGCAGAGCTAATTAACCGAGGAAGAAAGCTTCCAAGCCAGGTGGTCCATGTCCAGATCCAGTGCTTTTAGCTACTATGCTACCACTTCTCCCATCAATAAAGCTAGCAAAACTCCATGAAGTTACAAAAGAGAGGCAGCATGAGTAATGACATGAATATGATGTATTGGAAAAGAAGGGTGATGAGTAGTAGTGGGGGTAGGAGTTTATCTTCCTCCTTCATGTTAGGGTGTTAAAATGGATCTAAAATGGATATAGCAGGATAAACATAATGTTTAGAATTATGGGGGTGACACTGAAGTAGCGAAAACCTGTCTCTGTAGAGGGGAACTGGGGTTAGATGGGTTGAATTTCAGTATTATTTGAGTTGCTATCATgttcatgtattattttcttaaaaaaacacttttatttatttagaaatagcTTCAGTGGTGTAAATGCATCAAAACATGAAattcaaaattatctttaaatcTCTCATACATTTGTTAAATGCTTCCCTTATCAGGATCGTTCTTTTCAGCTTTGaaggccatttttttttaattaattaatttatttatggttgtgttgggtctttcgtttctgtgcgagggctttctctagttgcggcaaatgggggcctctcttcatcgcggtgcgcgggcctctcattatcgcggcctctcttgttgcggagcacaggctccagatgcacaggctccgtaactgtggctcacgggcccagttgctccgtggcatgtgggatcttcccagaccagggctcgaacccgtgtcccctgcattggcaggcagattctcaaccactgcaccaccagggaagcctgaaggccattttttaaaaataaaaagccaagtattaatttttaaaattaaaaattctccctgGTAATGTTGCCAGGCACCACAGAGAGAAGGTGTGGAACTATTAGAAGCAAACTGGATATCAaccctgcttctgggaggcagttCTGACTACAAGGCCAGGATATTCTCTGAAGCCAGGTAgcaggagttttttgttttttgttttaacatctttattggagtataattgctttacaatagtgtgttagtttctgctttataacaaagtgaatccgctatatatatacatatatccccatatcccctccctcttgcgtctctgtcccaccctccctatcccacccctctaggtggtcagaaagccctgagctgatctccctgtgctattcggctgcttcccactagctatctattttacatttggtagtgtatatatgtccatgctactctctcactttgtcccagctttcccttccccctccccgtgtcgtaaagtccattctctacatctgtgtctttattcctgtcctgccccagcaaacccactgctgggcatataccctgagaaaaccataattcaaaaagagtcatgtaccacaatgttcattgcagctctatttacaatagccaggacatggaagcaacctaagtgtccatcaacagatgaatggataaagaagatgtggcacatatatacaatggaatattactcagccataaaaagaaatgaaattgagttatttgtagtgaggtggctggagttagagtctgtcatacagagtgaagtaagtcagaaagaaaaacaaataccatatgctgacacgtatatatggactctaaaaaataaacaaaacaaaaaaggtttGGGAGCAGGAGTTTTGATCCTCTGGAACCATAACAAACAACTTAGAGTAAATGAATCAGGAGCCTGGGTGCCTGGAGGAGTCTGGAAGCCTCTCTGTGATGGTGTTCTTTGTTTTTACAGGTCTAATCTCATAAATGTTGCACTAGGCTCAGTGCTGTGCATTTTTAGGCTGAGTTATATTTTTCCACGTGTGTACTTCATAAAAGTAAGCACTTTTACGCTCCCTTTAAAAAGGGGATCTCCCATTTGAATTACCAAGTAAAGCTTTCGAAGGAATTCACTAAGCATACATATACGTGCAGTATCTCCATCTGTCATTGAAGtaagtatgaatgtatgtatgtatatctatcatctatctatctatctatcatctatctatctatctatctatctatctatctatctatctatctatctatctatcatctatcaatcaTTATCTCCCTGATTACCTATCTGTATCAGTCTgcttaggctgctataacaaaatatcatagactgagtggctaAAACAACAGACGTTTCACACAGTTCTagagtctgggaagtccaagatcaaggcaaatCCACTTCCTGGTGAGTCTTCCTTTTTTGCCTTGTACagggccaccttcttgctgtctcttcacatggtggagaggGAAAGCTCTGGTgtatcttcctcttcttataagagctAATCCCATCATGGcagcttcaccctcatgacctcttctaaacctaattacctcctaaaggcctcacctcctaattccattatacataaggggatagggtttcaacatatgaatttggtggggggggcagagaaattcagtccttaactctattatctatctgtctatctatctatcatctatctctgtatctatctatctatgtatctatctctctgtctgtttATCTATATCTACCTGTCTATCCATCTGTCCTTATGTATAGAACAGTAACAGTGGCTTATAAGTCACTTCCCTAcattattttatccttccaaAACTCTTGAGAGGTCAATAGGCCATAGGAAAAGCACTGAGTTCACTGAAACCCTTGAAGGTTGCATTAACTCTTTGTGATCAATCAATAAATGGTGTGCATGGAATTCCACACACATCTTCTctgtcctcctttcctccttctctccctcctactTGCTGACTCTATTCCAGCCACATTATTTACTAATTCTTCCCTGAGGACACTGGCATCCTTCCTCTGGACTTTGCAGAGGTTATTCCCAtgatctggaatgcttttccctcagaTGTCTGACTCATCTGCCTCCCCCTAGACTGTTCAAATTCCACCTTCCCAGTAAGACTTATCCTGTCTACCGTTTACGTTGAAAGCcttgctcctctctgcccacaaTCTCACCTCACCATATACTGCTTAATCTCCATAGCATTTATTACTGGCGAACCTACCAGATAATGTACATGGGTTTCTGTTCTCCCCTCCAACTGGAAGATAGGCTGCACAGACTCAGGAATTTTGCCATTATTAAGCCTAGTGGAGGTCCAGCAGAACTCTAGGGTCAGCCAGAACTGGGCACAATTATAACTCTCGTGATTTGATACTTTAGTGGGTTAGCTCAGAGCCAAGCCAGTTATTAAAGAGGATCTTTCCTGCTATTTTAAGCAGCATGGTACATTTGAGGTCAACTTAAATTTTCAATAATTACAGAGCAGGTAtgaactcttcctttgtttctccagacacGTGAACCTGGATGCCAAATCCATCCTCTCTGGGTGTAGTGGGAATGTATGAAGATGACTGGCCTAAGTCTTAATTGAATAAAAAGATGCCCCAAAAGACATTTCAACATTTTCGAAAAGTACAATCATAAAGTGTGGTTCCTTATCACACATCAGGGATTACCTAGTCTCCAGTGTGGTCGGAGTGGTGAGGGGACAGAGAGACATATAGAGAAGCCAGGGTGAGtcaccccatctctccctcctctggaccTTAGTCCCTTCTGATTGTCACTCCTTACActcaaaacagatttcaggagtcagcacATGCAACCATAATGTGTGCCTAATTCCACATCCCAGTCACTGGGACACAAAATTTTGGTGTCTTAAGTCTGACTCCCACATCACCACTCACATATGTCAGTTCTTCCTCTACAGCTGAGTCAGTGAGTAAAGACACATAAACAGAAGCAGATTAATATGAACaaggttttattgacatatatatagtacataaagctgggaaagagaagggcccattgaggcaaatgcatagggggagaggaagcatctgaaaacagcagtgggCATCCTGCCAGTTCCAAGTCTAGGGAAAACTGGCCAGGATCTTGGGTCCGCCAAGTTAACAGTCAACCCAGGGATGGCACAGTGGGTGATACAGCCAGCTCTCTTCCACTCTCCTAACTGGAACTTCTCAAGTCTGGTGTAGTTCTGAAGTGGGCTCATATGCTCCTcaccctccaacacacacacacacacacacacaatcttgcACACCCCTGAGGTGTGGTCCTCCGGCTTGCTGTAGGAAGAGAGGAGGTTAAGTTTCACTTAAAGGGGCTGAGCCACTTTCCAGTGAGGCAAAGTCCATTCATGGTTACACACAGTTTGCAGAATAAGATCTGCTcttcatttgttgagtttcttcataGAAGAAAGGAATTAGCTGATGGCTCCTATGAAGCCCTGGGCAGGTTATGAGGCTGCCAGACTCCTATGAGCACAGGCACAGCTGCCCTGACCAGGAGCCTCCAAACACAATGCTGGCTCATCTAAGTCAGAGGGGTGCCCTGACTTGGGGACCCCAGTGTTCTTCCTGAGAGTAGAGGCTCCTCTCTAAACATGGATGGTGCTATCCCCCATGGCACCACCTGGGTTTTGACCAGGGGGATCCCCAGGTGCTTTGTATGAATGTGGCACCAGAAGTGTATCCAGTCACAGCAGGTGTGGTGCTGTCCCCCATGGCCCCCCCTGTTCTCTGCACAGATGGGTTCCAAGTCTGATGGCAGTTATTGACACAGGGTCTCCTAGCACCGGTGAGATGTTGTGCTCTCCATCCGCACCACCTGTGTATTGGCCAGGTGGGTCCCAGTTGTAAGCGGGAATACCAGGTCCTCCAGTCATGGGCATGATGTTGTTCCCTCCTAGATGGCCATCACCTGGATtgtgggcaggtgggcccctTGTGTTAGGAAATAAGGTAGAACTAGAAGTGTGCTGAAACCCACGGGTGGTAACCACACTTGCAACTCCAATAGATGTGGTGTGCTTTGTTGGAAGGTGGAAACTGACATGTCCCTTGACAcagatttcttctccttggtgatGGAACTTTTAAACGTAGATTTTCTACATCCAGATGGGCGCTGTGTGCAGTGACGGCAAGTAGAAACACTAGGGCCTCCCatcgtggggatggtgttgtcccCTGCCATCACCGTACCACCTGTATTCCGCCCAGGTAGGTCCCAGGTATTTGGATTTAAGGTGgaatcaggtatgttcccaaatgCTGAGATGGTGCCTGCCCCTCCTACTGCAGCAGCCTTGCCATGGTCAGGTAGATGGCAGGTTGTCTGGCCCAAAGTAGGAACAGAAGCGGTGCTGGGTGCCCCACTTAGTCCTGCCCCAAAGTTAAGTGGTCTGGATGCCTCTGAAtgagtgaggcctggggctgaCACACCAACTCCAAGGCTCCCACCGGCTGAAGGGTCTTCAGGTCCCATGAACAGTGGGCCCGGTGTGGTATTGGCAAAGAGCGAGCTACTGTCCGCAGTACTGGGCATCCTGGTGGCAAGTCCAAAGCCAGTAGCAATGGACACAGCCCTAGGGAGAATGCCTGGGTTGTCGCCAAAGGCCAGCTGCGTGTTGCTGGTAGTGGCGAATAGGGAAGCTGGCAAAGCTGACTGCATGATGCTGACTCGCGGTGGCTAGGCTTCAGGAGCGACTAGGACTTTATCTTGCACTGAGGCTGCAGGGTTCCCCAATAGAAAATAATCGTTAGGCCTCTGCCCATCATTGGCCCCCAATGTGGCCTGAGACGGGAGACCTGGGTCCAAGGAAGCTTGAAGTGTTCGTCTATCTGTTGGCCGGTGTTGCAGGTAAATGAGTCGAGGCATGGGCTGAGGCATTGCTACCACTGGGTGGTGTGTTCCCAGAACTAGGAACAGCCCTGTGAAATGGCTATTGGCTCTGCCTGGAGACAGGGGCAGACTGGAagatgacagcctgggaaggaggtgtggtgtccataggttcgGTGTCAGaggtgctgcctgctgaagcactgATGATGGCTGAAGCCGTAAATGCgggtctggggaaaacaggagccgaagcTGTAAATGGgggtctggggaaaacaggacctgaagccataaatggGGGGTTGGAGAAAACAGGAGCTGAAGCCGTAAATGGGCGGCTGGAGAAAACAGGAGCACCAGGGAGAGAGGCCCTCTGCTGCCCATCAGAGGTCCCAAATATGGGCTGAGGGTTGGTTTGGGGGCCAAAGGGATGGTTAAAAATTGGGGTGGTGCAGGGGACCATCGGCACAGGTGGGGTGATGGACACTGGTACCCCTTCAGGGTGCCTCTGCTCCAccctgaaacctgggggagaCCTAAAAATGACAGCTTGGGAAGGGGCAGTAGTGTCCATGTAGACATCAGGATGTACAGTAGGCTGCAAGTCAAACTTCCAGATGCCGTGACCATGCTGGTGGAAGGGATTGCCATAGAAGTCATGGGCTGCCCAGTTAAAATAGAGGGATTGATGGTAGGGATTGGAAGAGGGGTAGGTAAGTATAAAGGAGGGGTAGAATCTACACAAATGGGTGTTGGGGGTTCCTTTTCTTGGGACGGTGGCTGGACCTTCCTTATATTCTTCAGGATCTTGTTCCACTGACACTCAGTATTCTTCTCCAAGGTGCCTGGGTTTTTGGCAAGAGCCAAGCACGGAAGcttaggaggagggggcagctcacCTCTATCCCATGTCAGTGCCTCAATCCCCGATGGGGGCGACCTcagccctggcagtggcagaaaAAGCGGCAGGGGAATCTTCTGCTTGCAATGCCTACTGCTGGTAGACAGCAGGGAAGAGGAACTTCTTGATGGGATGTGTGAAGCCTTTTCACgctgcagctccttcccagacaTCAGTGAGCCTGGTGATATGGGCTGGTGGTCTTCACCCAGCACTTCTTTTGTTGGCCTCTCCAGCAGCAGGGAGCAGCATGCGGTTGGGGCAGAGAACACCATGGCATGGGATGGGACCTTCACCTCCCTCTCCTTTGGGGAAGGAAGTGGGAGGTGACTGGATGGTATCGGCTTCCTAACCTTGACTACCTGCTCAGCTGGTGAATGCAGGAGGGTAAATTTGTGCCCCAGTGGAGGACTCTTGATGGCTCTCAAGTGGCCGACCATGATCGAACTATGAGCAGACAGCACGGGCTTCTTTGGCGAGTCCCTCCAGCTCACCAAAGGAAGCATCTCCAGCCGGGAGTACCTGGCCTGCTGGATGGGATACTGCATTTTTAGTGCGATGTGAAAGCCAGGCAATAAAGGCACTCGATCCCGGTGGGACAGCCTGCGACTAGGGCAGAAGGCAGGTGTTGGAGCAGCAGGGTGGTTCCGGTCAGAtgtggcagcctcccaggagGGCAACACCAGCGGGTGACAGCCCACTGGGGCCCCATGGCGGGGCTGGCAGCGGTGGCACCAGGTACGACATTTACAGTGTAAATTGCCCATGTAGGACCGGTTGTGTCCTCTGcactagcaggcggattcttaaccaatgcggatgtggaccatttttaaagtctttattgaatttgttacaatattgcttctatcttatgttttgttttgttggtccAAAggtacgtgggatcttagctccccaacgagggatcaaacctgcaccccctgcattggaaggcaaagtcttaaccactggaccaccagggaagtcccgatttgGCCAATTTTGATAGCCCTCTGTTTCATCATGAGTTGTCTCTGGATATTTTACAGTATTTCATCCTacattagaaaatacatttttgatacaatttcttttttttaatttattttattttatggactaGCACCAGATAGAGGCAGCctctattgttgttattattattatttttgttttcttttttgaccatgccgtgaggcatgtggggcttagttccctgaccagggattgaacccgtgcccccagcattgggaagccagagtcttaaccactggaccgccagggaagctcCCTGATACACTTTCTaattaaataatttgtatttgaAGCTCCCAATGGCAGAAATCTGCAAATAGCTGTAACGACTGCAGACATGCCTATAACTAGCTCCATCCATTTTGTTTGATTCTGTTGATCTTGAGACAAAAGCATGGTCATGATGTTATATCTCAGTATAGTACCTCCAGATGCCATCAGGTGATCAATGCAGGCCCTGCTTCTGGAGGGCATTTACCTGCCAAGGAAGAAGCATAGGTTGGCCTCTACGTCCTGGAGATCCCATTTCCGTTTTCACCAAAAGCATTTCATGGAACCCTTGGGCCACTGCATACACAGCATTATAGACGAAATAGCTGGTGACAGACATGGTCATCATGTCAATATTTACTGGCATAAACTCTAAGGAAGAACTAGGTGGGCAGTCTCTGAGTTTTCCACAATGAGATCCAGCAAGTGAACAATCAAATATGTCAAACCAGAATCTACTGAAGTAAAAGTCTTCTTGGGTATTTGAAGGGGTTAACTGTCCTGAGAAAGTTTTGAAAACCAGGGATTTCCCTCTTCTGTTGTGAAAATGAGAGGCTCCCACGGAAAGAGTGAAGCATGCAGTCTGTCTCGTACGTAACAATGTCCCACTTTGCTGCCATGATCCACACATTCCCTGAGGTTAAATAAAATTCTCCTGTCATGCCTAGGGTCATAAGGCTCCCTGTATCACCACACATTATATGCACATTTGCAGCTGAGACTCTGATTCTGGACATGAAAGTCACATCACTCAGTCCATACATTTTCTTAGTAGCAGGGAGATTTTCTGTAAAGGCCACAGAGATACCTTTCTTTACCATCTCTGCTTTCAGATACCAGAGGAACTGCTCGCCTTTCAAATCATCAGATACAAATAGCGCCACCCAGGTCCAGCCAAAATGCAGCAATAACCAGATCATTCCTTGAGCCAGGGAGCTGTCTGTGGTGGCCATCTGATAGAGCGATGGGAACTGGTCTTTATCACTCAGGAGGGGATCAAAAGGACCATACGTGacctgaataagaaaaaaaatagcctGATTCTGAGTTAGGTGGGATATGGGGTTGTTTTCCTTAGTGGGTAGGTGAGAAAATTCTCAGCTTGAGCAGACAAGTGACCAGAATATAGGGTGAATAGAAAGACTGCTGTAGAGATGATCAGTTTTCTCACTATGGGCCCATGAATACCATGTTTTCAAGCCCCATTGCTGTCAGGGTGAGACATCAGACAAGTTTTGATCAATAAACTACTCCCAGAGCAAAGCATGACACAAACGTGAAAGGACCACTTGTGCTATGCCTCCCTTGCATTGAGAATTGAGGAAGGCATGAACTTCAGATGATGCATCCTCAAGATGGTAGAGTCTCCATCACCCTTGCCCCATGTAACTGAGGGAGAAGGGTCCTTTCTCCCCCAGAGACCAATGTTGGATGAAAACTCTAGGAGAGAAATAAATTCTTACTGTATTAATTTTTTGATACTTTGGACTTACTGTATTACCACTGCTCAACtaatgtgttttttccttttttaacatctttattggagtaaaattgctttacaatggtgtgttagtttctgctttacaacaaaatgaatcggctatacatattGAAGACTTCAATCACCTACCCTCTctgattttctaaaaaataattcttCCAGGATAGAATTCTCCTAAGCTAATGTTGCCTTGTTTGGTAGTAATGTCTCCTCCTGAATGCCGATTGCCTCAGATTGGGTCACCGGGAAGAGTCACTGAGGTGGACAGTTGGGTGTAGAAAGCTTATTAGGAGTGCTCCCAAGATGCACCTGTGTGGATGTGAGTAGGCTGGATTgggcagaaggagaggaaaaattcAATATAGTTATAACTGAGTCTCAGCTGATCCTTCAGTGTCGTCCCAAATTGAGACCACATATCCAGGCCTTTGCATCCCCGTATCTGCCATTCATTGGTCTCTAGCTGTCCCCTCAGATAGGTGTAATCTGGGATGGGACAGTTCCCCTGGCTGTGGATATTTCCTAAGAAGCACACAGCTGTCAGATGTCAACAGTCAATATTCCCAGCAGCTGGGGAATGGAAACAATGGCCCTAGGCAGGAATCTGGATTGAGGTTCACAGCATCCCCTGCACTACCCctgtccctcttcctcctcctgtcaCAGTTCATCATTTCACAACCCGAGGATTTCCCTGGGctatattttaaactttcatgGGATACGTAAACATAGGTTCTACATTTCCTTTTGATCAGATGAGGGAAAATGGCACTGATGAAAATCCAGACTTTTCTCCTCAGAATTAAAAACCCACTCACCTGTGGGCTTCTGTAGAGCTTCAGAACTGTTCCAATCTCGGCTGAAAATGCCAGCGCGGTTCCTGTAACAATGGCCACAGATTTTCTCTGTCCCTGGCAGTTGTAGTTAGGGAGAGTCTGATTTCCTCCAGAGAGCCAAAACAGGGCACTTTCCAAGGTCCTTTGGTCACTGGGAAAGGCATTGTAGAGGTTGAAACTCAAGGACAGATTGGGGAGCAGATGGGAGTCCTTATTGATTTCCTCAATGGCAAAAAGAAATACCAGGATGTATTGGTAGTTCTTCCAAAGCCACTTAAACAGAGGGCACAGCATTAGGGAGAATGGCCCAGTCATGTCATTTAAGGGCAACTGTCCCTGATGTACTACTCAGATACACAAAATTATTGCcataaaatgttttattccatattttggctaaatgatagagaaagagacaaaaaggGAAGGACACTTGAGATGAAACAGCTAGAAGGGACACACACTGGGCAGGCAGATGTCCTCACACATAGGAGAGAAAACAAAGCTGAAATTCCATCACAAAGATCAGCAGCCCTGCTATCACCTTTCTCCACGGCAAGGGCACCTGTTGACATGTCCAGAGTTAACCACAAACGTAACTGCTAAGGACAGAGACGCCCCATGGAAACAAACTGTATGTTGCCTAACCCTCTTCTGAGGACATGGGCATGGTGGTAAATTTAATGCTTTGGAAGCATAGTCTCCCTTGCAAAGTACGCACAGAGCATTAACGCAGTTTCTGCATTTTACTGGAGAAGTTAGTAATCAGGGTAAGAGAAAAGGGCATTAAGTCCCTCTGAAAGATGatctccttttgtttttt is a window of Eschrichtius robustus isolate mEscRob2 chromosome 11, mEscRob2.pri, whole genome shotgun sequence DNA encoding:
- the LOC137771853 gene encoding nuclear pore-associated protein 1-like isoform X3, whose amino-acid sequence is MGNLHCKCRTWCHRCQPRHGAPVGCHPLVLPSWEAATSDRNHPAAPTPAFCPSRRLSHRDRVPLLPGFHIALKMQYPIQQARYSRLEMLPLVSWRDSPKKPVLSAHSSIMVGHLRAIKSPPLGHKFTLLHSPAEQVVKVRKPIPSSHLPLPSPKEREVKVPSHAMVFSAPTACCSLLLERPTKEVLGEDHQPISPGSLMSGKELQREKASHIPSRSSSSLLSTSSRHCKQKIPLPLFLPLPGLRSPPSGIEALTWDRDPHLRLQPSSVLQQAAPLTPNLWTPHLLPRLSSSSLPLSPGRANSHFTGLFLVLGTHHPVVAMPQPMPRLIYLQHRPTDRRTLQASLDPGLPSQATLGANDGQRPNDYFLLGNPAASVQDKVLVAPEA
- the LOC137771853 gene encoding nuclear pore-associated protein 1-like isoform X1, giving the protein MGNLHCKCRTWCHRCQPRHGAPVGCHPLVLPSWEAATSDRNHPAAPTPAFCPSRRLSHRDRVPLLPGFHIALKMQYPIQQARYSRLEMLPLVSWRDSPKKPVLSAHSSIMVGHLRAIKSPPLGHKFTLLHSPAEQVVKVRKPIPSSHLPLPSPKEREVKVPSHAMVFSAPTACCSLLLERPTKEVLGEDHQPISPGSLMSGKELQREKASHIPSRSSSSLLSTSSRHCKQKIPLPLFLPLPGLRSPPSGIEALTWDRGELPPPPKLPCLALAKNPGTLEKNTECQWNKILKNIRKVQPPSQEKEPPTPICVDSTPPLYLPTPLPIPTINPSILTGQPMTSMAIPSTSMVTASGSLTCSLLYILMSTWTLLPLPKLSFLGLPQVSGWSRGTLKGYQCPSPHLCRWSPAPPQFLTIPLAPKPTLSPYLGPLMGSRGPLSLVLLFSPAAHLRLQLLFSPTPHLWLQVLFSPDPHLQLRLLFSPDPHLRLQPSSVLQQAAPLTPNLWTPHLLPRLSSSSLPLSPGRANSHFTGLFLVLGTHHPVVAMPQPMPRLIYLQHRPTDRRTLQASLDPGLPSQATLGANDGQRPNDYFLLGNPAASVQDKVLVAPEA
- the LOC137771853 gene encoding nuclear pore-associated protein 1-like isoform X2; the protein is MVFSAPTACCSLLLERPTKEVLGEDHQPISPGSLMSGKELQREKASHIPSRSSSSLLSTSSRHCKQKIPLPLFLPLPGLRSPPSGIEALTWDRGELPPPPKLPCLALAKNPGTLEKNTECQWNKILKNIRKVQPPSQEKEPPTPICVDSTPPLYLPTPLPIPTINPSILTGQPMTSMAIPSTSMVTASGSLTCSLLYILMSTWTLLPLPKLSFLGLPQVSGWSRGTLKGYQCPSPHLCRWSPAPPQFLTIPLAPKPTLSPYLGPLMGSRGPLSLVLLFSPAAHLRLQLLFSPTPHLWLQVLFSPDPHLQLRLLFSPDPHLRLQPSSVLQQAAPLTPNLWTPHLLPRLSSSSLPLSPGRANSHFTGLFLVLGTHHPVVAMPQPMPRLIYLQHRPTDRRTLQASLDPGLPSQATLGANDGQRPNDYFLLGNPAASVQDKVLVAPEA